From the genome of Ictalurus punctatus breed USDA103 chromosome 28, Coco_2.0, whole genome shotgun sequence, one region includes:
- the hpda gene encoding 4-hydroxyphenylpyruvate dioxygenase, with protein MTSYTDKGEKPEKGKYVRFHHVTFWVGNAKQAAVFYCHKMGFEPLAYKGLETGSREMVSHVIKQDKILFEFVSPLNPGNQEMGEHFIKHGDAVKDIAFQVEDCDFLVQKARERGAVIVKEPWVEQDNYGKVKYAVIKTYGDTTHTLVEYLTPYKGLFLPGYHEPLFKDPLLPKLPSGCLSFIDHIVGNQPDDEMVSITDWYQKCLMFHRFWSIDDKQIHTQYSSLRSIVVTNYEETIKMPINEPAPGKKKSQIQEYVDYNGGAGVQHIALNTSNIIQAIVNLKARGMEFLSTPDTYYDSLRENLKRAKINVKEDLKTLQELKILVDFDDKGYLLQIFTKPVQDRPTLFLEVIQRHNHFGFGAGNFKSLFEAIEKDQDARGNLTVLTPDGNPKLFN; from the exons ATG ACGAGCTACACTGACAAAGGGGAAAAG CCAGAAAAAGGCAAATATGTGCGGTTCCACCATGTGACGTTCTGGGTGGGCAATGCTAAACAG GCGGCAGTCTTCTACTGTCATAAGATGGGCTTTGAGCCTTTGGCGTATAAAGGCTTGGAGACGGGCAGCAGAGAGATGGTGTCCCATGTCATCAAACAGGACAAG ATTCTATTTGAATTTGTGTCTCCTCTAAATCCTGGAAATCAAG AGATGGGGGAGCACTTCATCAAACATGGGGACGCTGTTAAGGACATTGCCTTCCAAGTAGAAGACTGTGACTTTTTAGTCCAG AaagccagagagagaggagcagtgaTTGTTAAAGAACCGTGGGTAGAACAGGACAACTACGGCAAAGTAAAATACGCCGTGATAAAAACG TACGGAGATACCACCCACACGCTTGTGGAGTACCTGACTCCTTACAAAGGCCTGTTTCTACCTGGCTATCATGAACCTCTCTTTAAGGACCCACTGCTCCCTAAATT GCCCTCAGGCTGCCTGAGCTTCATCGACCACATTGTTGGAAACCAGCCAGATGATGAAATGGTGTCAATAACAGACTG gtacCAGAAGTGTCTGATGTTCCACCGGTTCTGGTCCATAGATGATAAACAGATCCACACACAGTACAGCTCTCTCAGGTCTATCGTGGTCACCAACTATGAGGAGACCATCAAAATGCCCATAAATGAGCCGGCACCTGGGAAAAAGAAATCACAGATCCAG gAGTATGTTGACTACAATGGAGGAGCTGGAGTTCAGCATATTGCCCTGAACACGTCAAACATCATCCAAGCA ATAGTGAACCTGAAAGCCCGGGGCATGGAGTTCCTGTCCACTCCAGACACCTATTATGACAGCCTGCGTGAGAATCTCAAGAGGGCCAAGATCAACGTGAAGGAGGACCTGAAGACCCTGCAG GAGCTTAAAATTTTAGTAGATTTTGATGATAAGGGCTACCTGCTCCAGATCTTCACCAAACCTGTGCAGGACAGACCCACTCTGTTCCTAGAAGTCATCCAGAGACACAACCACTTT